A section of the Acanthopagrus latus isolate v.2019 chromosome 20, fAcaLat1.1, whole genome shotgun sequence genome encodes:
- the lrrc3ca gene encoding leucine-rich repeat-containing protein 3B — MMSLPADWLLRHSVVMCLLLHSLVLMTFCFHHAATSCSKSCYCSESDSGGKTVRCSNLQLTEIPQDIPNDTRRIYLDFNLFTTVPTNAFAGLPHLVELDLSHNELSQLEPGAFRGLGSSLQFLDLSSNKLVNFNSEAFEGLQARANLTNNPWHCDCNLQMALPRVDLEPASLKGIVCQTSDPEEIGVQGLSFLLAPDIDLCVVMKRTTDVAMLVVMFGWFTMVISYLVYYVRANQEDARRHLEYLKSLPSRQGKSEESSTISTVV; from the coding sequence ATGATGTCCCTACCTGCAGACTGGCTGCTGCGCCACTCAGTGGTcatgtgtttgctgctgcacaGCCTGGTGCTGATGACCTTCTGCTTCCACCATGCTGCCACCAGTTGCTCCAAGAGCTGCTACTGCTCCGAGAGCGACAGCGGCGGAAAGACGGTGCGCTGCAGCAATCTGCAGCTCACTGAGATCCCCCAGGATATCCCCAATGACACACGCCGCATTTACCTGGACTTCAACCTCTTCACAACAGTCCCAACGAATGCTTTTGCAGGTTTGCCCCACCTGGTTGAACTGGATCTATCACATAACGAATTAAGCCAGTTGGAGCCAGGGGCATTTAGAGGCTTGGGCTCGTCATTACAATTTCTAGACCTTTCCTCTAACAAGTTAGTAAACTTTAACTCCGAGGCCTTCGAAGGCCTGCAAGCTCGCGCCAACCTAACAAACAATCCATGGCATTGTGATTGCAACTTGCAGATGGCCTTGCCTCGCGTGGACCTGGAGCCTGCGTCGCTGAAAGGCATTGTGTGCCAGACTTCAGATCCTGAGGAAATAGGAGTTCAAGGACTTTCCTTCCTGTTGGCACCGGACATAGACCTATGTGTGGTAATGAAGAGGACTACAGATGTGGCCATGCTAGTCGTCATGTTCGGCTGGTTCACCATGGTCATCTCCTACCTGGTCTACTATGTCAGGGCTAATCAGGAGGATGCCCGCAGACACCTGGAGTATCTCAAGTCGTTGCCTAGCAGGCAGGGCAAGTCGGAGGAGTCTTCCACCATTAGCACTGTGGTATAG